CATGCCTCAGCCCTCTAAGGGTCCCCGCCTCGGGGGAAGCGCCGCACACGAGAAGGCCATGCTGGCCAATCTCGCCAAGGCGCTGTTCGAGCACGGCTCGATCACGACCACCGAGAAGCGCGCACAGCGCCTCCGCCCCTACGCGGAGCGCATCATCACCAAGGCGAAGAAGGGCACGACCGCGGCTCGTCGTGACGTCCTCAAGGACATCACTGACCGCTCGGCCGTCGCCGTCCTCTTCGAGGAGCTCGCCCCGACCTTCGCGGAGCGCGAGGGCGGTTACACCCGCATCGTGAAGATCGGCAACCGCAAGGGCGACAACGCCCCCATGGCTGTCATCTCCCTCGTGACCGAGCCGGTCTCGCCGAAGCAGGCAGTCGTCGCGGAGGCCGAAAAGGCGGCCGAGAAGGCCGCCGTGGCAGACGAGGCAGTCGAGTCTGCTGAGTCCGCAGAATCGACCGAGTCGGTCGAGTCCGCTGAGTCCGCTGAGTCGACCGAATCCGCTGAGTCGGCTGAGTCGGCTGAGTCCGCAGACGAGAAGTAGAGCGCCGAGCGCATCAGCGCTCGCCATGGCCGATCAGGCTTCATGAGGATGGGTTCCGGAATTCCGGAGCCCATCCTCTTTTGTCCGAACTTTGGTCAGCGGGTTCTCTCCTGTGCTCATATTCCTGTGGTGGTTGAGGCCGCAACCTGGTGCAATGGTCACAACACCGGTGAAGGGAGAGCCATGAAGATCAGCGAGATGGTCCACGAGATCCTTGATGAGGCGATTGCCGCGGAGAACGGGCGCAAGGCCGATATCGTCGTCAACGACGGACCGCTGCGACAGACATTGATCGCTCTGCGAGCGGGGATCGAGCTTGCACCCCACAACTCGCCGCCTGCGGCGTCGATCCTTGTGCTGAAGGGCGAGGTTATCGTTACCGGTTCTGAGTCCACTCCCATCGGTGAGGGTGAGATCGTCGCGCTCACTCACGAGCGGCATTCGGTCAGATCGTTGGAGGATTCCATCTTTCTGCTGACAACGGTGACGAGCGTGCCCGGGCAGGGGAGCCACGACGGCGCGTAGCGGAGTGCGGGTCCGGCAGGAGTCCCCACGAGGTGAGATGGCATGTGTTGACACTGACAAACGCCCGCAGGGAAGCATCCGACCTGGTAGCGTGCGAGTAGAACTCGAATCGTTACCGAATCGAGACCACCCTGCACCCCATCTTCGGAGGAAGACTCTTGACCACAGTCAAGCGGACCCTTGGAGCGCTCGTCGCCGCGCTTCTCACTCTGTCCATGATGATGATCGGCTCCTCTGCCCTGGCGGCGGCGGACCCGAAACTCGGAACGAGTCCCGGCAGCGGCTCGATCGTCAGCACCGACCTTGC
This is a stretch of genomic DNA from Flaviflexus salsibiostraticola. It encodes these proteins:
- the rplQ gene encoding 50S ribosomal protein L17 gives rise to the protein MPQPSKGPRLGGSAAHEKAMLANLAKALFEHGSITTTEKRAQRLRPYAERIITKAKKGTTAARRDVLKDITDRSAVAVLFEELAPTFAEREGGYTRIVKIGNRKGDNAPMAVISLVTEPVSPKQAVVAEAEKAAEKAAVADEAVESAESAESTESVESAESAESTESAESAESAESADEK
- a CDS encoding cupin, with protein sequence MKISEMVHEILDEAIAAENGRKADIVVNDGPLRQTLIALRAGIELAPHNSPPAASILVLKGEVIVTGSESTPIGEGEIVALTHERHSVRSLEDSIFLLTTVTSVPGQGSHDGA